One genomic region from Halorussus rarus encodes:
- a CDS encoding adenosylcobalamin-dependent ribonucleoside-diphosphate reductase: MSGAGELTADEITLPIKRTEGETLEERLTGNAYHNILPARYLRKNADGNLIEEQEDLFPRVAENIALAEAVYEAEKRDEEVAVTPGQLKPDHPRRDELAEEVFGAGTAADDDAETTLSVYNVNKFAYETVVPELPDDIREHVEEVREEFQTLMEDLSFMPNSPTLMNAGDELQQLSACFVDSPDDDIDDIHQTAKEAAQVFQSGGGMGYAFWRLRPYGDAVGSTGGIASGPITFMRTYDQMCETIAQGGARRGAQMGVMRVSHPDVIQFIHAKNKDVSLARTLRLNDPDDYTHNSFVEALEEARELIDEDGRVPKHLRNAAEGHLSNFNISVGVTDDFMEAVKNGEEFTFTNPRTGEPHVATEHTKELYEMFGLGEHVEVGEELSVPAELVWDRIVDGAHENGEPGVIYLERVNKEHSFDVEEHPDHRILATNPCGEQPLEEYEACNLGHINLSTLADTETPDWRVWYDEHGDEYDDFEEAVDAFLSDAMAWDEFDHRIEYGTRFLENVVTMSDFPVDKIEQKVREMRKIGLGVMGLAQLYVQLGVEYGSEAGNEIARQLMRYINHESKWTSHELAEERDSFAEWDNSKYANPTEYREWFEKQTGLDADEWADGFPIRNHNTTTIAPTGTTSMVGNTTGGCEPIYNVAYYKNVSDDVQGDEMLVEFDDYFLRVLEDNDIDVEAVKQEAQEQMANNEFDGVEGLDTVPDAIGELFVVTADLTGKEHAAVQCACQEGVDSAISKTCNFPNDASKEDMREVYEYIYDNGGKGVTVYRDGTRSKQVLTTRAENKEFADESEAAAALVEQIEEVFGGIEGFLDNEDVRAALDREVESLLGSVDAASGEGGGTGGAYARERPRPDVLHGVTQRIDTGYGKMYVNINEDEDGEPFELFITIGNSGGFTNSFTDALAKVISYALRSGVDPREIAEDLQGIRSPKVAWDKGEQINSIPDAVGVAMRRYLDDEIDKPYPEQKNLTEVEEEIEDDPNRETDGGARADSSQAPADSAGTPADSAGTPADAGPDMSGTADSRAADQQDIIESGESPECPSCGSLSLYYSEGCKTCESCGWSEC; this comes from the coding sequence ATGAGCGGTGCGGGCGAACTCACGGCCGACGAGATCACGCTGCCGATCAAGCGAACCGAAGGGGAGACGCTCGAGGAGCGACTCACCGGCAACGCCTACCACAACATCCTGCCGGCGCGCTACCTCCGGAAGAACGCCGACGGCAATCTCATCGAGGAGCAGGAGGACCTCTTCCCCCGCGTCGCCGAGAACATCGCGCTGGCCGAGGCCGTCTACGAGGCCGAGAAGCGCGACGAGGAGGTCGCGGTCACGCCCGGCCAGCTCAAGCCCGACCACCCCCGGCGCGACGAGCTCGCCGAGGAGGTGTTCGGCGCCGGCACCGCCGCCGACGACGACGCCGAGACGACACTCTCGGTCTACAACGTCAACAAGTTCGCGTACGAGACGGTCGTGCCGGAGCTCCCCGACGACATCCGCGAGCACGTCGAGGAGGTGCGCGAGGAGTTCCAGACGCTGATGGAGGACCTCTCGTTCATGCCGAACTCACCCACGCTGATGAACGCGGGCGACGAGCTCCAGCAGCTGTCGGCCTGCTTCGTCGACTCCCCCGACGACGACATCGACGACATCCACCAGACCGCCAAGGAGGCCGCCCAGGTCTTCCAGAGCGGCGGCGGGATGGGCTACGCCTTCTGGCGGCTCCGCCCCTACGGCGACGCCGTCGGGAGCACGGGCGGCATCGCTTCGGGCCCCATCACGTTCATGCGGACGTACGACCAGATGTGCGAGACCATCGCGCAGGGCGGCGCGCGCCGAGGCGCCCAGATGGGCGTGATGCGGGTCTCCCACCCGGACGTCATCCAGTTCATCCACGCCAAGAACAAGGACGTGAGCCTCGCGCGGACCCTCCGGCTCAACGACCCCGACGACTACACCCACAACTCCTTCGTCGAGGCCTTGGAGGAGGCCCGCGAGCTCATCGACGAGGACGGCCGGGTGCCCAAGCACCTCCGGAACGCCGCCGAGGGCCACCTCTCGAACTTCAACATCTCGGTCGGCGTCACCGACGACTTCATGGAGGCGGTCAAGAACGGCGAGGAGTTCACCTTCACGAACCCGCGGACCGGCGAGCCCCACGTCGCCACCGAACACACGAAGGAGCTCTACGAGATGTTCGGCCTCGGCGAGCACGTCGAGGTCGGCGAGGAGCTGTCGGTCCCGGCCGAACTCGTCTGGGACCGCATCGTCGACGGCGCCCACGAGAACGGCGAACCCGGCGTCATCTACCTCGAGCGAGTCAACAAGGAGCACTCGTTCGACGTCGAGGAGCATCCCGACCACCGCATCCTCGCGACCAACCCGTGCGGCGAGCAGCCCCTCGAGGAGTACGAGGCCTGCAACCTCGGCCACATCAACCTCTCGACGCTGGCCGACACCGAGACCCCCGACTGGCGGGTCTGGTACGACGAGCACGGCGACGAGTACGACGACTTCGAGGAGGCGGTCGACGCCTTCCTCTCCGACGCGATGGCGTGGGACGAGTTCGACCACCGCATCGAGTACGGCACCCGGTTCCTCGAGAACGTCGTCACGATGTCGGACTTCCCGGTCGACAAGATCGAGCAGAAGGTCCGGGAGATGCGCAAGATCGGGCTCGGCGTCATGGGGCTGGCCCAGCTCTACGTCCAGCTCGGCGTCGAGTACGGCAGCGAGGCCGGCAACGAGATCGCCCGCCAGCTGATGCGGTACATCAACCACGAGAGCAAGTGGACCTCCCACGAGCTCGCCGAGGAGCGCGACTCGTTCGCCGAGTGGGACAACTCGAAGTACGCGAACCCCACCGAGTACCGCGAGTGGTTCGAGAAGCAGACCGGCCTCGACGCCGACGAGTGGGCCGACGGCTTCCCGATCCGCAACCACAACACCACCACCATCGCGCCGACCGGCACCACCTCGATGGTCGGCAACACCACGGGCGGCTGCGAGCCCATCTACAACGTCGCCTACTACAAGAACGTCTCCGACGACGTCCAGGGCGACGAGATGCTCGTGGAGTTCGACGACTACTTCCTCCGCGTGCTGGAGGACAACGACATCGACGTCGAGGCGGTCAAGCAGGAGGCCCAGGAGCAGATGGCCAACAACGAGTTCGACGGCGTCGAGGGACTCGACACCGTCCCGGACGCCATCGGCGAGCTGTTCGTCGTCACCGCCGACCTCACGGGCAAGGAGCACGCCGCGGTCCAGTGCGCCTGCCAGGAGGGCGTCGACTCGGCCATCTCGAAGACCTGCAACTTCCCGAACGACGCCAGCAAGGAGGACATGCGCGAGGTCTACGAGTACATCTACGACAACGGCGGCAAGGGCGTGACCGTCTACCGCGACGGCACCCGCAGCAAGCAGGTGCTCACCACCCGCGCCGAGAACAAGGAGTTCGCCGACGAGTCCGAGGCCGCGGCCGCGCTGGTCGAGCAGATCGAGGAGGTCTTCGGCGGCATCGAGGGCTTCCTCGACAACGAGGACGTGCGGGCCGCGCTCGACCGCGAGGTCGAGTCGCTGCTCGGGTCGGTCGACGCCGCGTCCGGTGAGGGCGGCGGCACGGGCGGGGCGTACGCCCGCGAGCGCCCCCGTCCCGACGTGCTCCACGGCGTGACCCAGCGCATCGACACCGGCTACGGCAAGATGTACGTCAACATCAACGAGGACGAGGACGGCGAGCCGTTCGAGCTGTTCATCACCATCGGCAACTCCGGCGGCTTCACCAACTCCTTCACCGACGCGCTGGCGAAGGTCATCAGCTACGCGCTGCGGTCGGGCGTCGACCCGCGCGAGATCGCCGAGGACCTCCAGGGCATCCGGAGCCCGAAGGTCGCCTGGGACAAGGGCGAGCAGATAAACTCCATCCCGGACGCCGTCGGCGTGGCGATGCGGCGCTACCTCGACGACGAGATCGACAAGCCCTACCCCGAGCAGAAGAACCTCACCGAGGTCGAGGAGGAGATCGAGGACGACCCGAACCGCGAGACCGACGGCGGCGCACGAGCCGACAGTTCGCAGGCGCCGGCCGACTCGGCGGGAACGCCGGCCGACTCGGCGGGAACGCCGGCCGACGCCGGACCCGACATGAGCGGGACCGCGGACAGCAGAGCGGCCGACCAGCAGGACATCATCGAGTCGGGCGAGAGCCCCGAGTGTCCCAGCTGCGGGTCGCTGTCGTTGTACTACTCCGAGGGCTGCAAGACCTGCGAGTCCTGCGGCTGGTCGGAGTGCTGA
- a CDS encoding HVO_2523 family zinc finger protein gives MCEEPMYHRHCKYVCPNHGVIMDCADTFY, from the coding sequence ATGTGCGAGGAGCCGATGTACCACCGCCACTGCAAGTACGTCTGTCCGAACCACGGCGTGATCATGGACTGCGCCGACACCTTCTACTGA
- a CDS encoding ArsR/SmtB family transcription factor has product MDKALWYLLTATRGGENRARLIRALSERPRNANQLADELDVRYKTVRHHLDVLEDHGVVEPGDNEYGKLYFLTDRFEQHREAFEEITEHIE; this is encoded by the coding sequence ATGGACAAGGCGCTCTGGTACCTGCTCACGGCGACCCGCGGCGGGGAGAACCGCGCGCGGCTCATCCGCGCGCTTTCCGAGCGCCCACGCAACGCCAACCAGCTCGCCGACGAGCTCGACGTCCGGTACAAGACGGTCCGCCACCACCTCGACGTGCTGGAGGACCACGGCGTGGTCGAGCCCGGCGACAACGAGTACGGGAAGCTCTACTTCCTCACCGACCGATTCGAGCAGCACCGCGAGGCGTTCGAGGAGATCACGGAGCACATCGAATGA
- a CDS encoding molybdopterin-dependent oxidoreductase, with translation MTGDPGSGDASRVRSLLSSGVVAVAAGVAAVGGSYAAVGRTPAFVAAPVADLVVASTPDAVITWSIQTLGDLGHQLGFLLALALAVGLFAATAAAGAALADRFAVPAWPVAGVGCVAAAVALVGAATSALAAGAGAGLVVGIASVGLGPSRGDAAAPTVARRRVLRAMAGAFAVGGVGAVLGSGKGGEVPAPADDGEVAADVDSLLGEAASRSLDVEGIEPLVSEQFYQVDINSVDPTVDREEWTLGVTGAVEEETEFDFEQIAGMSDSVEHRFVTLRCVGEGLNGKKMDTALWTGVPVMDLLESAGIDASGNCCVMLRAADDYFEEFPLSALRNGFLAFEMNGRPLPRGHGYPVRALIPGHWGEINVKWLTEIEVLEEEMDGYWERRGWHGIGPVNTVAKLHAVNHRDDGSIQVGGHAYAGTRGIRTVEISTDGGDSWDEATLSDPLPAGAGRKDSAGGASGTESGPRLQSAEDAWRQWEYTYEASDPHQVVVRATDGEGNLQPKKQRDAFPSGPTGWVSRRIEP, from the coding sequence GTGACCGGCGACCCTGGTTCGGGCGACGCGTCCCGCGTGCGGAGCCTGCTCTCGTCCGGCGTCGTCGCGGTCGCGGCCGGCGTCGCGGCGGTCGGCGGGTCGTACGCGGCGGTGGGTCGGACGCCGGCGTTCGTCGCCGCACCGGTCGCCGACCTCGTCGTCGCGTCGACCCCCGACGCGGTAATCACGTGGTCGATACAGACGCTCGGCGACCTCGGCCACCAGCTCGGCTTCCTGCTGGCGCTCGCGCTCGCGGTCGGGCTGTTCGCGGCGACGGCCGCGGCCGGGGCCGCGCTGGCAGACCGGTTCGCGGTCCCGGCGTGGCCGGTCGCCGGCGTCGGCTGCGTCGCCGCTGCGGTGGCGCTGGTCGGGGCAGCGACCTCCGCGCTCGCGGCCGGCGCGGGCGCGGGGCTCGTCGTCGGCATCGCCTCGGTCGGCCTCGGCCCGAGCCGCGGTGACGCCGCCGCACCGACCGTCGCCCGGCGGCGCGTCCTCCGGGCGATGGCGGGCGCGTTCGCGGTCGGCGGCGTCGGCGCGGTCCTCGGCTCCGGCAAGGGAGGCGAGGTGCCCGCCCCGGCCGACGACGGCGAGGTCGCGGCCGACGTCGACTCGCTGCTCGGCGAGGCGGCGTCGCGCTCGCTCGACGTCGAGGGCATCGAACCGCTCGTGAGCGAGCAGTTCTACCAGGTCGACATCAACAGCGTCGACCCGACGGTCGACCGCGAGGAGTGGACGCTCGGCGTGACCGGCGCGGTCGAGGAGGAGACCGAGTTCGACTTCGAGCAGATCGCCGGTATGTCCGACTCGGTCGAGCACCGGTTCGTCACCCTCCGGTGCGTCGGCGAGGGGCTGAACGGCAAGAAGATGGACACTGCGCTCTGGACCGGCGTGCCCGTGATGGACCTGCTCGAGTCGGCTGGTATCGACGCCTCTGGCAACTGCTGCGTGATGCTGCGGGCCGCGGACGACTACTTCGAGGAGTTCCCGCTGTCGGCCCTCCGGAACGGCTTCCTGGCCTTCGAGATGAACGGCCGGCCACTCCCCCGCGGTCACGGCTACCCGGTGCGCGCGCTGATTCCGGGCCACTGGGGCGAGATCAACGTCAAGTGGCTCACCGAGATCGAGGTGCTCGAGGAGGAGATGGATGGCTACTGGGAACGGCGCGGCTGGCACGGCATCGGCCCGGTCAACACCGTCGCGAAGCTCCACGCCGTCAACCACCGCGACGACGGGTCGATACAGGTGGGCGGCCACGCCTACGCCGGCACCCGAGGGATACGGACAGTCGAGATTTCGACCGACGGCGGCGACTCGTGGGACGAGGCGACCCTCTCGGACCCGCTCCCGGCCGGCGCCGGACGGAAGGACTCGGCAGGCGGCGCGTCAGGGACCGAGTCCGGTCCCCGACTGCAGTCCGCCGAGGACGCGTGGCGCCAGTGGGAGTACACCTACGAAGCTTCCGACCCCCATCAGGTCGTCGTCCGGGCGACCGACGGCGAGGGGAACCTCCAGCCCAAGAAACAGCGCGACGCCTTCCCGAGCGGGCCGACCGGCTGGGTATCGCGGCGAATCGAGCCGTAG
- a CDS encoding PGF-CTERM sorting domain-containing protein produces MRFATPIAVALVVLTAGVAPVAAQTTTECATTTSDGTMGDETTAQMMNETTQMMGDDSMANESTGNESMGEMANETTESMADDSMNNESGEMMGNESMSETTESMENESMGNDSMAETTEMMGDESMNGTTDSMASETTTCASGSMADGSMSGDSMNDTTSEMGDGSMDETTEQGMDDSMNDGTATPDDGSSAFVPGFGVGAAVVALAAALFVARRRP; encoded by the coding sequence ATGCGTTTCGCAACTCCGATCGCGGTGGCGCTGGTCGTGCTGACGGCCGGCGTCGCTCCGGTGGCGGCCCAGACGACGACCGAGTGCGCCACGACGACCAGTGACGGAACGATGGGCGACGAGACGACCGCGCAGATGATGAACGAGACGACCCAGATGATGGGCGACGACTCGATGGCCAACGAGTCCACGGGGAACGAGTCGATGGGCGAGATGGCGAACGAGACTACCGAGTCCATGGCGGACGACTCGATGAACAACGAGTCGGGCGAGATGATGGGCAACGAGTCGATGAGCGAAACGACCGAGTCGATGGAGAACGAATCCATGGGGAACGACTCGATGGCGGAGACCACCGAGATGATGGGCGACGAATCGATGAACGGGACGACCGACTCGATGGCCTCCGAGACGACCACCTGCGCGTCCGGGTCGATGGCCGACGGGTCGATGAGCGGTGACTCGATGAACGACACCACAAGCGAGATGGGCGACGGCTCGATGGACGAGACGACCGAGCAGGGCATGGACGACTCGATGAACGACGGCACGGCCACGCCCGACGACGGGTCGAGCGCGTTCGTGCCCGGGTTCGGCGTCGGCGCGGCGGTCGTCGCGCTCGCGGCGGCGCTGTTCGTCGCGCGGAGGCGACCGTGA